The following proteins are co-located in the Bos indicus isolate NIAB-ARS_2022 breed Sahiwal x Tharparkar chromosome 8, NIAB-ARS_B.indTharparkar_mat_pri_1.0, whole genome shotgun sequence genome:
- the RUSC2 gene encoding AP-4 complex accessory subunit RUSC2 isoform X3 produces MGYVSDSSCNSSDGVLVTFSTLYNKMHGNSRANLNSAPQSCSDSSFYSHSDPGAFYLDLQPSPAESKMSCESHHPDSGGREGGYGCPHASSPELDANCNSYRPHCEPCPAVADLTACFQSQARLVVATQNYYKLVTCDLSSQSSPSPAGSSVTSCSEEHTKISPAPGPGPDPGPSQPSEYYLFQKPEVQPEEQEAVGSEVEAEAPMGRTVIEGQVYTNTSPPNLSIGRQRSRSYDRSLERSPPVRLGSLERMLSCPVRLSEGPAAITGPSSPPRRVTSFAELAKGRKKAAGSGSPPLRASTGDSSQEFSLIQEAQQDRVGPLDEGTHCSHSLPPMPLEPGMDLVGPEPWSTQVCQGSQSSEMPPAGLRAAGQGPLAQLMDPGPALPGSPANSHTQRDARAKADVFDSFSIPVATGGGAESRPVLRYSKEQRPTTLPIQPFVFQHHFPKQLAKARALHSLSQLYSLSGCSRAPQPAPAAAPTAQGPGPAPSGEPQAPTHRGARKARPEPETSRPSPLGSYSPIRSTGPFGPSTDSSASTSCSPLPEQATATESPPPWGLSCPPAVRPAVSQQPQKEDPKILTLAEYRLHGTGSLPPLGSWRSSLGRAESLARGGGEGSMASRPSNANHLSPQALKWREYRRKNPLGPPGLSGSLDRRPQDARLARRNPIFEFPGSLGAAGHLNCRLNGQVVKPLPLTCPDFQDPFSLTEKPPAEFCLSPDGSSEAVSIDVLQKKGLVKAVNTAVDLIVAHFGTSRDPGVKAKLGNSSVSPNVGHLVLKYLCPAVQAVLEDGLKSFVLDVIIGQRKNTPWSVVEASTQLGPSTKVLHGLYNKVSQFPELTSHTMRFNAFILGLLNIRSLEFWFNHLYNHEDIIQTHYQPWGFLNAAHTVCPGLFEELLLLLQPLALLPFSLDLLFQHRLLQSGQQQRQHKELLRVSQDLLLSAHSTLQLARSRSQDGPGDVDRAAPGERVKGVGAPEGGEEEEEEEETEAAGSSGRGRWARSGQAGWWYQLMQSSQVYIDGSSEGSRFPRGSSTGNSSEKKKGAGGVGPPPREGVVEGAEACPAPEEALGRERGWPFWMGSPPDSVLAELRRSREREGSAAPTAENEEGASEPSPGGIKWGHLFGSRKVQREARPTNRLPSDWLSLDKSVFQLVAQTVGARREPEPKDSLQEPPSPGLPSKPPCEVKALCHHLATGPGQLSFRKGDTLRVLGPAGADWLRCSRGPDTGLVPLAYVTLTPTPSPSPGSSQN; encoded by the exons ATGGGCTATGTGAGCGACTCCTCCTGCAACAGCTCAGACGGCGTGCTGGTCACCTTCAGCACCCTCTACAACAAAATGCACGGCAACTCCCGTGCCAACCTCAACTCTGCCCCGCAATCCTGCAGCGACTCTTCCTTCTACAGCCACTCGGACCCTGGCGCCTTCTACCTGGACCTGCAGCCCTCCCCAGCTGAGTCGAAGATGTCTTGTGAGTCCCACCACCCTGACAGCGGAGGAAGGGAAGGTGGCTATGGTTGTCCTCATGCCTCATCTCCTGAGCTTGATGCCAACTGCAACTCCTACCGCCCGCACTGTGAGCCCTGCCCAGCTGTAGCTGACCTCACAGCCTGCTTCCAGAGCCAGGCCCGTCTTGTTGTGGCCACACAGAATTACTATAAACTTGTCACCTGTGACCTGTCCTCCCAGTCCTCCCCAAGCCCAGCTGGCTCTTCTGTCACCAGCTGCTCGGAAGAACACACCAAGATCAGTCCTGCCCCTGGCCCTGGCCCAGACCCTGGCCCTAGCCAGCCCTCTGAGTATTACCTGTTCCAGAAGCCGGAAGTCCAGCCAGAGGAACAAGAAGCAGTGGGCTCTGAAGTGGAAGCGGAGGCTCCCATGGGCCGCACTGTGATCGAGGGGCAAGTGTACACCAACACTTCACCCCCCAACCTCAGCATTGGACGTCAGCGCTCTCGAAGCTACGACCGCAGCCTAGAGCGCAGCCCTCCTGTCCGCTTGGGCTCTCTGGAACGCATGTTGAGTTGCCCAGTGCGCCTCAGTGAGGGCCCTGCCGCCATTACTGGGCCTAGTTCCCCACCTCGGCGGGTCACCTCCTTTGCTGAACTTGCCAAGGGCCGGAAGAAAGCTGCAGGCTCTGGCTCCCCTCCACTGCGAGCAAGCACTGGGGACTCCTCTCAGGAGTTCTCACTCATCCAAGAAGCCCAGCAAGACAGGGTGGGACCCCTAGATGAGGGCACTCACTGTAGCCATAGCCTCCCACCCATGCCCTTGGAGCCGGGCATGGACCTGGTTGGCCCAGAGCCCTGGTCCACCCAGGTCTGTCAGGGCTCCCAGTCCAGTGAGATGCCACCCGCTGGCCTCAGAGCTGCTGGGCAGGGGCCCCTGGCCCAGCTGATGGATCCAGGGCCTGCTCTCCCAGGGAGCCCAGCCAACAGCCATACCCAGAGGGACGCAAGAGCTAAAGCTGACG TGTTTGATTCCTTCTCCATCCCTGTTGCCACAGGGGGTGGTGCTGAGAGCCGACCGGTCCTTCGCTACAGCAAGGAGCAGAGGCCAACCACGCTGCCCATCCAGCCGTTCGTGTTCCAGCACCACTTCCCCAAGCAGCTGGCCAAGGCCCGGGCCCTGCACAGCCTTTCCCAGCTCTACAGCCTCTCAGGCTGCAGCCGTGCACCGCAGCCTGCCCCCGCAGCTGCCCCCACTGCTCAAGGCCCAGGCCCAGCTCCTTCAGGAGAGCCACAGGCGCCCACCCACAGGGGTGCCAGGAAAGCCAGGCCTGAGCCAGAGACCTCGAGGCCATCACCCCTGGGCAGCTACTCCCCCATCCGGAGTACTGGCCCCTTTGGGCCCAGCACCGACTCTTCAGCCTCCACTTCGTGCTCCCCTCTCCCAGAGCAGGCCACAGCCACAGAAAGCCCACCTCCATGGGGCCTTTCCTGTCCTCCTGCTGTCCGGCCTGCCGTCTCCCAGCAGCCGCAGAAGGAGGATCCGAAGATACTGACCTTGGCTGAGTACCGGCTCCATGGGACAGGAAGCTTGCCTCCTCTGGGCTCCTGGAGATCTAGCCTCGGCCGAGCAGAGAGCCTGGCCCGGGGAGGTGGCGAGGGCAGCATGGCTTCCAGGCCCAGTAATG CCAACCACCTATCCCCTCAAGCACTCAAGTGGCGAGAATACAGGAGGAAGAACCCTCTAGGGCCCCCTGGTTTGTCAGGGAGCCTAGACCGAAGGCCACAGGATGCTCGGCTGGCCCGAAGGAACCCCATCTTTGAGTTCCCTGGCTCCCTCGGTGCTGCTGGTCATCTGAACTGCCGGCTGAATG gTCAAGTAGTGAAGCCGTTACCACTAACCTGCCCTGACTTCCAAGACCCTTTCTCCTTGACTGAGAAGCCCCCCGCTGAGTTTTGCCTGTCCCCAGATGGCAGCTCAGAGGCTGTATCCATTGACGTGCTTCAGAAAAAAG GGCTGGTGAAAGCTGTCAACACTGCTGTGGACCTCATTGTGGCCCATTTTGGCACAAGCCGGGATCCCGGGGTCAAG GCGAAGCTGGGGAACAGTTCTGTGAGCCCCAATGTGGGTCACCTGGTTCTGAAGTACCTGTGCCCTGCGGTGCAGGCGGTGTTGGAGGACGGACTCAAGTCTTTTGTGCTGGACGTCATCATTGGGCAACGTAAGAACACACCATGGAGTGTGGTGGAGGCCTCCACACAGCTAG GCCCATCCACCAAGGTCTTGCACGGCCTGTACAACAAAGTCAGCCAGTTCCCAGAGCTCACCAGTCACACCATGCGCTTCAACGCCTTCATCCTTGGCCTGCTCAA CATCCGGTCCCTGGAGTTCTGGTTTAATCACCTCTATAACCACGAAG ATATCATCCAGACCCACTACCAGCCGTGGGGCTTCCTGAATGCAGCGCATACGGTGTGCCCTGGCCTCTttgaggagctgctgctgctgctgcaacccTTGGCCCTCCTGCCCTTCAGCCTAGACCTGCTGTTTCAGCACCGGCTGCTGCAGAGCGgccagcagcagcggcagcacaAGGAATTGCTGCGAGTGTCCCAAGATCTGCTGCTGTCCGCCCACTCGACCCTGCAGTTGGCCCGCTCCCGCAGCCAGGACGGCCCTGGAGATGTGGACAGGGCAGCCCCCGGGGAGCGGGTGAAGGGTGTGGGTGCCCCAGAAggtggagaagaggaggaggaagaggaggagacagaggcggcCGGGAGCTCAGGGCGCGGCAGGTGGGCCCGAAGTGGGCAGGCTGGCTGGTGGTACCAGCTCATGCAGAGCTCCCAGGTCTACATCGATGGCTCCAGCGAGGGCTCTAGGTTCCCCCGAGGTAGCAGCACTGGTAACagcagtgagaaaaagaaaggggcaGGAGGCGTGGGGCCACCCCCCCGAGAGGGAGTCGTGGAGGGAGCGGAGGCCTGCCCTGCCCCTGAGGAGGCCCTCGGCCGGGAGAGGGGCTGGCCCTTCTGGATGGGGAGCCCCCCTGATTCTGTACTGGCGGAGCTGAGGCGGAGCCGGGAGAGGGAGGGGTCCGCTGCCCCCACAGCAGAAAATGAGGAAGGAGCATCTGAACCTTCACCAGGGGGCATCAAGTGGGGACACCTCTTTGGGTCCCGGAAGGTTCAGCGGGAGGCCCGACCCACAAATAG GCTGCCCTCGGACTGGCTCAGCCTGGACAAGTCTGTGTTCCAGCTCGTGGCACAAACAGTGGGTGCCCGCCGGGAGCCAGAGCCCAAGGACAGTCTGCAGGAGCCACCCTCTCCAGGCCTGCCTTCCAAGCCTCCATG TGAGGTGAAGGCGCTGTGCCACCATCTGGCCACAGGTCCTGGACAGCTGAGCTTCCGCAAGGGAGACACCCTGCGGGTGCTGGGGCCAGCCGGGGCGGACTGGCTGCGCTGCAGCCGCGGCCCTGACACCGGCCTGGTGCCCCTGGCCTACGTGACTCTGACCCCAACTCCAAGTCCAAGCCCTGGAAGCAGCCAGAACTGA
- the RUSC2 gene encoding AP-4 complex accessory subunit RUSC2 isoform X4, which yields MASRPSNANHLSPQALKWREYRRKNPLGPPGLSGSLDRRPQDARLARRNPIFEFPGSLGAAGHLNCRLNGQVVKPLPLTCPDFQDPFSLTEKPPAEFCLSPDGSSEAVSIDVLQKKGLVKAVNTAVDLIVAHFGTSRDPGVKAKLGNSSVSPNVGHLVLKYLCPAVQAVLEDGLKSFVLDVIIGQRKNTPWSVVEASTQLGPSTKVLHGLYNKVSQFPELTSHTMRFNAFILGLLNIRSLEFWFNHLYNHEDIIQTHYQPWGFLNAAHTVCPGLFEELLLLLQPLALLPFSLDLLFQHRLLQSGQQQRQHKELLRVSQDLLLSAHSTLQLARSRSQDGPGDVDRAAPGERVKGVGAPEGGEEEEEEEETEAAGSSGRGRWARSGQAGWWYQLMQSSQVYIDGSSEGSRFPRGSSTGNSSEKKKGAGGVGPPPREGVVEGAEACPAPEEALGRERGWPFWMGSPPDSVLAELRRSREREGSAAPTAENEEGASEPSPGGIKWGHLFGSRKVQREARPTNRLPSDWLSLDKSVFQLVAQTVGARREPEPKDSLQEPPSPGLPSKPPCEVKALCHHLATGPGQLSFRKGDTLRVLGPAGADWLRCSRGPDTGLVPLAYVTLTPTPSPSPGSSQN from the exons ATGGCTTCCAGGCCCAGTAATG CCAACCACCTATCCCCTCAAGCACTCAAGTGGCGAGAATACAGGAGGAAGAACCCTCTAGGGCCCCCTGGTTTGTCAGGGAGCCTAGACCGAAGGCCACAGGATGCTCGGCTGGCCCGAAGGAACCCCATCTTTGAGTTCCCTGGCTCCCTCGGTGCTGCTGGTCATCTGAACTGCCGGCTGAATG gTCAAGTAGTGAAGCCGTTACCACTAACCTGCCCTGACTTCCAAGACCCTTTCTCCTTGACTGAGAAGCCCCCCGCTGAGTTTTGCCTGTCCCCAGATGGCAGCTCAGAGGCTGTATCCATTGACGTGCTTCAGAAAAAAG GGCTGGTGAAAGCTGTCAACACTGCTGTGGACCTCATTGTGGCCCATTTTGGCACAAGCCGGGATCCCGGGGTCAAG GCGAAGCTGGGGAACAGTTCTGTGAGCCCCAATGTGGGTCACCTGGTTCTGAAGTACCTGTGCCCTGCGGTGCAGGCGGTGTTGGAGGACGGACTCAAGTCTTTTGTGCTGGACGTCATCATTGGGCAACGTAAGAACACACCATGGAGTGTGGTGGAGGCCTCCACACAGCTAG GCCCATCCACCAAGGTCTTGCACGGCCTGTACAACAAAGTCAGCCAGTTCCCAGAGCTCACCAGTCACACCATGCGCTTCAACGCCTTCATCCTTGGCCTGCTCAA CATCCGGTCCCTGGAGTTCTGGTTTAATCACCTCTATAACCACGAAG ATATCATCCAGACCCACTACCAGCCGTGGGGCTTCCTGAATGCAGCGCATACGGTGTGCCCTGGCCTCTttgaggagctgctgctgctgctgcaacccTTGGCCCTCCTGCCCTTCAGCCTAGACCTGCTGTTTCAGCACCGGCTGCTGCAGAGCGgccagcagcagcggcagcacaAGGAATTGCTGCGAGTGTCCCAAGATCTGCTGCTGTCCGCCCACTCGACCCTGCAGTTGGCCCGCTCCCGCAGCCAGGACGGCCCTGGAGATGTGGACAGGGCAGCCCCCGGGGAGCGGGTGAAGGGTGTGGGTGCCCCAGAAggtggagaagaggaggaggaagaggaggagacagaggcggcCGGGAGCTCAGGGCGCGGCAGGTGGGCCCGAAGTGGGCAGGCTGGCTGGTGGTACCAGCTCATGCAGAGCTCCCAGGTCTACATCGATGGCTCCAGCGAGGGCTCTAGGTTCCCCCGAGGTAGCAGCACTGGTAACagcagtgagaaaaagaaaggggcaGGAGGCGTGGGGCCACCCCCCCGAGAGGGAGTCGTGGAGGGAGCGGAGGCCTGCCCTGCCCCTGAGGAGGCCCTCGGCCGGGAGAGGGGCTGGCCCTTCTGGATGGGGAGCCCCCCTGATTCTGTACTGGCGGAGCTGAGGCGGAGCCGGGAGAGGGAGGGGTCCGCTGCCCCCACAGCAGAAAATGAGGAAGGAGCATCTGAACCTTCACCAGGGGGCATCAAGTGGGGACACCTCTTTGGGTCCCGGAAGGTTCAGCGGGAGGCCCGACCCACAAATAG GCTGCCCTCGGACTGGCTCAGCCTGGACAAGTCTGTGTTCCAGCTCGTGGCACAAACAGTGGGTGCCCGCCGGGAGCCAGAGCCCAAGGACAGTCTGCAGGAGCCACCCTCTCCAGGCCTGCCTTCCAAGCCTCCATG TGAGGTGAAGGCGCTGTGCCACCATCTGGCCACAGGTCCTGGACAGCTGAGCTTCCGCAAGGGAGACACCCTGCGGGTGCTGGGGCCAGCCGGGGCGGACTGGCTGCGCTGCAGCCGCGGCCCTGACACCGGCCTGGTGCCCCTGGCCTACGTGACTCTGACCCCAACTCCAAGTCCAAGCCCTGGAAGCAGCCAGAACTGA